In Mastacembelus armatus chromosome 5, fMasArm1.2, whole genome shotgun sequence, a single genomic region encodes these proteins:
- the LOC113130291 gene encoding semaphorin-3F-like isoform X2, whose amino-acid sequence MQLDGLWTVHALLALSSFALGNPVSSDLLAAPRVFISFKELRSTGTAHHFSYPLNTSDYRILRMDEDHDRMYVGSKDHILSLDLHDINNDPHIIHWPVSERRRMECLVSGKDANEECANFIRLIEPWNRTQLYVCGTGAYNPVCTFVNRGRKPQTSMYLQMAQARGRASRAAEPSAVHETLGLKEEIFHLEPGKIESGKGKCAYDPKLNSVSALINGELYAGVYVDFMGTDSAIFRTLGTKTAMRTDQYNSRWLNDPTFIHVHLIPDSAERNDDKLYFFFREKSSEMGQSPVTQSRIGRICLNDDGGHCCLVNKWSTFLKARLICSVPGADGMETHFDELRDVYIQPTQDTKNPVIYGVFSVSGSVFKGSAVCVYSMADIRMVFNGPFAHKEGPNYQWVAYTGKIPYPRPGTCPGGTFTPNMKSTKDYPDEVINFMRNHPVMYNAVYPVHKRPLVVRTNVDYEFTTITVDQVTAADGNYEVLFLGTDKGTVQKVIVLPRDDLQTEELVLEEVEVFKVPTPITTMKISSKRQQLFVSSVVGLTQLPLHRCDVYGEACADCCLARDPYCAWDGKSCSRYSASQKRRSRRQDVKYGNPIRQCRGFNSNTNKNTLEMVQYGVEGSSTFLECQARSPHAVIKWHLQRDNSDRRKEMRSDGRVLKTEQGLLLRSLQPSDSGMYQCTATEKNFKHTLVKLQLVVLSSRAVNNLLVEGGGGLVPSSLHSSSTQWTPSTGQYKDLLTILSQPEMSLINQYCQDYWQFGDPLLGAIKAKDLKELKEQKKPRNRRHHGDGEENEEQEDAET is encoded by the exons AATTGAGATCGACCGGTACTGCTCATCACTTTTCCTACCCCCTCAACACATCTGACTACCGGATCCTCCGTATGGATGAGGACCATGACCGCATGTATGTCGGCAGCAAGGACCACATCCTGTCCCTGGATCTCCATGACATCAACAACGACCCACATATC ATTCATTGGCCAGTGTCAGAACGAAGAAGGATGGAGTGCCTTGTGAGTGGGAAGGACGCCAAT GAGGAGTGTGCAAACTTCATTCGTCTGATTGAACCATGGAACCGGACACAACTGTATGTCTGTGGGACGGGAGCTTACAATCCAGTCTGCACCTTTGTCAACCGTGGACGCAAACCTCAG ACGTCCATGTATCTGCAGATGGCCCAGGCCAGAGGAAGGGCTAGTCGCGCAGCTGAACCCAGCGCGGTGCACGAGACACTTGGATTGAAG gAAGAAATCTTCCATTTGGAACCAGGCAAAATAGAATCTGGGAAGGGAAAGTGCGCCTATGACCCGAAGCTCAACAGCGTGTCAGCTTTGATCA ATGGCGAACTATATGCTGGAGTTTATGTTGACTTTATGGGAACAGACTCTGCCATTTTCCGTACTTTGGGGACAAAGACTGCCATGCGAACAGACCAGTATAACTCCAGATGGTTGAATG ACCCCACTTTCATCCATGTACACCTTATCCCAGACAGTGCGGAAAGAAATGACGACAAGCTGTATTTCTTCTTCCGGGAGAAGTCCTCCGAGATGGGCCAGAGTCCTGTGACCCAGTCACGTATAGGACGCATCTGCCTG AATGATGACGGAGGCCACTGCTGTCTGGTAAACAAGTGGAGCACCTTCCTGAAGGCCAGGCTCATCTGCTCGGTGCCGGGGGCCGACGGCATGGAGACACACTTCGATGAGCTCC GAGATGTTTACATACAACCAACACAGGACACAAAAAATCCTGTGATATATGgagtcttctctgtctctgg CTCTGTCTTCAAAGGCTCAGCAGTTTGTGTCTACTCCATGGCTGACATCCGCATGGTCTTCAATGGACCCTTTGCCCACAAGGAGGGTCCCAATTACCAGTGGGTGGCCTACACTGGGAAGATTCCCTACCCCCGCCCCGGCACG TGCCCTGGAGGTACATTCACCCCCAACATGAAGTCCACTAAGGACTACCCAGATGAAGTGATTAATTTTATGAGGAATCACCCTGTCATGTACAATGCCGTGTACCCAGTACACAAGCGCCCCCTGGTGGTCCGGACCAACGTGGACTATGAGTTCACCACCATCACAGTGGACCAGGTGACAGCTGCAGATGGAAACTATGAAGTGCTCTTCCTAGGAACTG ACAAAGGGACAGTTCAGAAAGTCATAGTCCTACCCCGAGATGACCTACAAACCGAGGAGCTTGTCTTGGAGGAGGTAGAGGTGTTTAAG GTCCCTACTCCAATCACAACAATGAAGATCTCATCTAAAAGG CAACAGCTGTTTGTGTCATCTGTGGTAGGACTGACCCAACTGCCTCTTCACCGGTGTGATGTGTACGGGGAGGCCTGTGCTGACTGCTGTCTGGCCAGAGACCCATACTGTGCCTGGGATGGCAAGTCGTGCTCCCGTTACTCTGCCTCTCAGAAGAG ACGTAGCCGGAGGCAGGACGTTAAGTACGGGAACCCCATCCGCCAGTGCAGAGGCTTCAATTCTAACA CCAATAAGAACACTCTGGAGATGGTGCAGTATGGGGTGGAGGGAAGCAGTACCTTCCTGGAGTGTCAGGCCCGCTCTCCACATGCCGTCATCAAATGGCATCTGCAGAGAGATAACAGCGACCGCAGGAAAGAG ATGCGATCTGATGGCCGGGTTTTGAAGACAGAGCAAGGTCTGCTTCTGCGGTCCCTGCAGCCCTCTGATTCTGGCATGTACCAATGCACAGCCACAGAGAAGAACTTTAAACACACATTGGTAAAGCTGCAGTTGGTGGTGTTGTCGAGCCGGGCTGTCAACAACTTGCTGGTGGAGGGTGGGGGAGGACTTGTGCCCTCTTCTCTCCACTCCAGCAGCACCCAGTGGACCCCCAGCACAGGCCAGTACAAGGACCTGCTGACCATCTTGAGCCAGCCAGAGATGAGTCTGATCAATCAGTACTGCCAGGACTACTGGCAGTTTGGAGACCCACTGCTGGGTGCCATCAAGGCCAAAGACCTGAAGGAGCTCAAGGAGCAGAAGAAGCCCCGCAACCGCCGGCATCACGGGGATGGGGAAGAGAATGAGGAGCAGGAGGACGCAGAGACATGA
- the LOC113130291 gene encoding semaphorin-3F-like isoform X1 — translation MQLDGLWTVHALLALSSFALGNPVSSDLLAAPRVFISFKELRSTGTAHHFSYPLNTSDYRILRMDEDHDRMYVGSKDHILSLDLHDINNDPHIIHWPVSERRRMECLVSGKDANEECANFIRLIEPWNRTQLYVCGTGAYNPVCTFVNRGRKPQTSMYLQMAQARGRASRAAEPSAVHETLGLKEEIFHLEPGKIESGKGKCAYDPKLNSVSALINGELYAGVYVDFMGTDSAIFRTLGTKTAMRTDQYNSRWLNDPTFIHVHLIPDSAERNDDKLYFFFREKSSEMGQSPVTQSRIGRICLNDDGGHCCLVNKWSTFLKARLICSVPGADGMETHFDELRDVYIQPTQDTKNPVIYGVFSVSGSVFKGSAVCVYSMADIRMVFNGPFAHKEGPNYQWVAYTGKIPYPRPGTCPGGTFTPNMKSTKDYPDEVINFMRNHPVMYNAVYPVHKRPLVVRTNVDYEFTTITVDQVTAADGNYEVLFLGTDKGTVQKVIVLPRDDLQTEELVLEEVEVFKVPTPITTMKISSKRQQLFVSSVVGLTQLPLHRCDVYGEACADCCLARDPYCAWDGKSCSRYSASQKRSDPFRRSRRQDVKYGNPIRQCRGFNSNTNKNTLEMVQYGVEGSSTFLECQARSPHAVIKWHLQRDNSDRRKEMRSDGRVLKTEQGLLLRSLQPSDSGMYQCTATEKNFKHTLVKLQLVVLSSRAVNNLLVEGGGGLVPSSLHSSSTQWTPSTGQYKDLLTILSQPEMSLINQYCQDYWQFGDPLLGAIKAKDLKELKEQKKPRNRRHHGDGEENEEQEDAET, via the exons AATTGAGATCGACCGGTACTGCTCATCACTTTTCCTACCCCCTCAACACATCTGACTACCGGATCCTCCGTATGGATGAGGACCATGACCGCATGTATGTCGGCAGCAAGGACCACATCCTGTCCCTGGATCTCCATGACATCAACAACGACCCACATATC ATTCATTGGCCAGTGTCAGAACGAAGAAGGATGGAGTGCCTTGTGAGTGGGAAGGACGCCAAT GAGGAGTGTGCAAACTTCATTCGTCTGATTGAACCATGGAACCGGACACAACTGTATGTCTGTGGGACGGGAGCTTACAATCCAGTCTGCACCTTTGTCAACCGTGGACGCAAACCTCAG ACGTCCATGTATCTGCAGATGGCCCAGGCCAGAGGAAGGGCTAGTCGCGCAGCTGAACCCAGCGCGGTGCACGAGACACTTGGATTGAAG gAAGAAATCTTCCATTTGGAACCAGGCAAAATAGAATCTGGGAAGGGAAAGTGCGCCTATGACCCGAAGCTCAACAGCGTGTCAGCTTTGATCA ATGGCGAACTATATGCTGGAGTTTATGTTGACTTTATGGGAACAGACTCTGCCATTTTCCGTACTTTGGGGACAAAGACTGCCATGCGAACAGACCAGTATAACTCCAGATGGTTGAATG ACCCCACTTTCATCCATGTACACCTTATCCCAGACAGTGCGGAAAGAAATGACGACAAGCTGTATTTCTTCTTCCGGGAGAAGTCCTCCGAGATGGGCCAGAGTCCTGTGACCCAGTCACGTATAGGACGCATCTGCCTG AATGATGACGGAGGCCACTGCTGTCTGGTAAACAAGTGGAGCACCTTCCTGAAGGCCAGGCTCATCTGCTCGGTGCCGGGGGCCGACGGCATGGAGACACACTTCGATGAGCTCC GAGATGTTTACATACAACCAACACAGGACACAAAAAATCCTGTGATATATGgagtcttctctgtctctgg CTCTGTCTTCAAAGGCTCAGCAGTTTGTGTCTACTCCATGGCTGACATCCGCATGGTCTTCAATGGACCCTTTGCCCACAAGGAGGGTCCCAATTACCAGTGGGTGGCCTACACTGGGAAGATTCCCTACCCCCGCCCCGGCACG TGCCCTGGAGGTACATTCACCCCCAACATGAAGTCCACTAAGGACTACCCAGATGAAGTGATTAATTTTATGAGGAATCACCCTGTCATGTACAATGCCGTGTACCCAGTACACAAGCGCCCCCTGGTGGTCCGGACCAACGTGGACTATGAGTTCACCACCATCACAGTGGACCAGGTGACAGCTGCAGATGGAAACTATGAAGTGCTCTTCCTAGGAACTG ACAAAGGGACAGTTCAGAAAGTCATAGTCCTACCCCGAGATGACCTACAAACCGAGGAGCTTGTCTTGGAGGAGGTAGAGGTGTTTAAG GTCCCTACTCCAATCACAACAATGAAGATCTCATCTAAAAGG CAACAGCTGTTTGTGTCATCTGTGGTAGGACTGACCCAACTGCCTCTTCACCGGTGTGATGTGTACGGGGAGGCCTGTGCTGACTGCTGTCTGGCCAGAGACCCATACTGTGCCTGGGATGGCAAGTCGTGCTCCCGTTACTCTGCCTCTCAGAAGAG GTCTGACCCCTTTAGACGTAGCCGGAGGCAGGACGTTAAGTACGGGAACCCCATCCGCCAGTGCAGAGGCTTCAATTCTAACA CCAATAAGAACACTCTGGAGATGGTGCAGTATGGGGTGGAGGGAAGCAGTACCTTCCTGGAGTGTCAGGCCCGCTCTCCACATGCCGTCATCAAATGGCATCTGCAGAGAGATAACAGCGACCGCAGGAAAGAG ATGCGATCTGATGGCCGGGTTTTGAAGACAGAGCAAGGTCTGCTTCTGCGGTCCCTGCAGCCCTCTGATTCTGGCATGTACCAATGCACAGCCACAGAGAAGAACTTTAAACACACATTGGTAAAGCTGCAGTTGGTGGTGTTGTCGAGCCGGGCTGTCAACAACTTGCTGGTGGAGGGTGGGGGAGGACTTGTGCCCTCTTCTCTCCACTCCAGCAGCACCCAGTGGACCCCCAGCACAGGCCAGTACAAGGACCTGCTGACCATCTTGAGCCAGCCAGAGATGAGTCTGATCAATCAGTACTGCCAGGACTACTGGCAGTTTGGAGACCCACTGCTGGGTGCCATCAAGGCCAAAGACCTGAAGGAGCTCAAGGAGCAGAAGAAGCCCCGCAACCGCCGGCATCACGGGGATGGGGAAGAGAATGAGGAGCAGGAGGACGCAGAGACATGA
- the LOC113130291 gene encoding semaphorin-3F-like isoform X3 → MQLDGLWTVHALLALSSFALGNPVSSDLLAAPRVFISFKELRSTGTAHHFSYPLNTSDYRILRMDEDHDRMYVGSKDHILSLDLHDINNDPHIIHWPVSERRRMECLVSGKDANEECANFIRLIEPWNRTQLYVCGTGAYNPVCTFVNRGRKPQEEIFHLEPGKIESGKGKCAYDPKLNSVSALINGELYAGVYVDFMGTDSAIFRTLGTKTAMRTDQYNSRWLNDPTFIHVHLIPDSAERNDDKLYFFFREKSSEMGQSPVTQSRIGRICLNDDGGHCCLVNKWSTFLKARLICSVPGADGMETHFDELRDVYIQPTQDTKNPVIYGVFSVSGSVFKGSAVCVYSMADIRMVFNGPFAHKEGPNYQWVAYTGKIPYPRPGTCPGGTFTPNMKSTKDYPDEVINFMRNHPVMYNAVYPVHKRPLVVRTNVDYEFTTITVDQVTAADGNYEVLFLGTDKGTVQKVIVLPRDDLQTEELVLEEVEVFKVPTPITTMKISSKRQQLFVSSVVGLTQLPLHRCDVYGEACADCCLARDPYCAWDGKSCSRYSASQKRSDPFRRSRRQDVKYGNPIRQCRGFNSNTNKNTLEMVQYGVEGSSTFLECQARSPHAVIKWHLQRDNSDRRKEMRSDGRVLKTEQGLLLRSLQPSDSGMYQCTATEKNFKHTLVKLQLVVLSSRAVNNLLVEGGGGLVPSSLHSSSTQWTPSTGQYKDLLTILSQPEMSLINQYCQDYWQFGDPLLGAIKAKDLKELKEQKKPRNRRHHGDGEENEEQEDAET, encoded by the exons AATTGAGATCGACCGGTACTGCTCATCACTTTTCCTACCCCCTCAACACATCTGACTACCGGATCCTCCGTATGGATGAGGACCATGACCGCATGTATGTCGGCAGCAAGGACCACATCCTGTCCCTGGATCTCCATGACATCAACAACGACCCACATATC ATTCATTGGCCAGTGTCAGAACGAAGAAGGATGGAGTGCCTTGTGAGTGGGAAGGACGCCAAT GAGGAGTGTGCAAACTTCATTCGTCTGATTGAACCATGGAACCGGACACAACTGTATGTCTGTGGGACGGGAGCTTACAATCCAGTCTGCACCTTTGTCAACCGTGGACGCAAACCTCAG gAAGAAATCTTCCATTTGGAACCAGGCAAAATAGAATCTGGGAAGGGAAAGTGCGCCTATGACCCGAAGCTCAACAGCGTGTCAGCTTTGATCA ATGGCGAACTATATGCTGGAGTTTATGTTGACTTTATGGGAACAGACTCTGCCATTTTCCGTACTTTGGGGACAAAGACTGCCATGCGAACAGACCAGTATAACTCCAGATGGTTGAATG ACCCCACTTTCATCCATGTACACCTTATCCCAGACAGTGCGGAAAGAAATGACGACAAGCTGTATTTCTTCTTCCGGGAGAAGTCCTCCGAGATGGGCCAGAGTCCTGTGACCCAGTCACGTATAGGACGCATCTGCCTG AATGATGACGGAGGCCACTGCTGTCTGGTAAACAAGTGGAGCACCTTCCTGAAGGCCAGGCTCATCTGCTCGGTGCCGGGGGCCGACGGCATGGAGACACACTTCGATGAGCTCC GAGATGTTTACATACAACCAACACAGGACACAAAAAATCCTGTGATATATGgagtcttctctgtctctgg CTCTGTCTTCAAAGGCTCAGCAGTTTGTGTCTACTCCATGGCTGACATCCGCATGGTCTTCAATGGACCCTTTGCCCACAAGGAGGGTCCCAATTACCAGTGGGTGGCCTACACTGGGAAGATTCCCTACCCCCGCCCCGGCACG TGCCCTGGAGGTACATTCACCCCCAACATGAAGTCCACTAAGGACTACCCAGATGAAGTGATTAATTTTATGAGGAATCACCCTGTCATGTACAATGCCGTGTACCCAGTACACAAGCGCCCCCTGGTGGTCCGGACCAACGTGGACTATGAGTTCACCACCATCACAGTGGACCAGGTGACAGCTGCAGATGGAAACTATGAAGTGCTCTTCCTAGGAACTG ACAAAGGGACAGTTCAGAAAGTCATAGTCCTACCCCGAGATGACCTACAAACCGAGGAGCTTGTCTTGGAGGAGGTAGAGGTGTTTAAG GTCCCTACTCCAATCACAACAATGAAGATCTCATCTAAAAGG CAACAGCTGTTTGTGTCATCTGTGGTAGGACTGACCCAACTGCCTCTTCACCGGTGTGATGTGTACGGGGAGGCCTGTGCTGACTGCTGTCTGGCCAGAGACCCATACTGTGCCTGGGATGGCAAGTCGTGCTCCCGTTACTCTGCCTCTCAGAAGAG GTCTGACCCCTTTAGACGTAGCCGGAGGCAGGACGTTAAGTACGGGAACCCCATCCGCCAGTGCAGAGGCTTCAATTCTAACA CCAATAAGAACACTCTGGAGATGGTGCAGTATGGGGTGGAGGGAAGCAGTACCTTCCTGGAGTGTCAGGCCCGCTCTCCACATGCCGTCATCAAATGGCATCTGCAGAGAGATAACAGCGACCGCAGGAAAGAG ATGCGATCTGATGGCCGGGTTTTGAAGACAGAGCAAGGTCTGCTTCTGCGGTCCCTGCAGCCCTCTGATTCTGGCATGTACCAATGCACAGCCACAGAGAAGAACTTTAAACACACATTGGTAAAGCTGCAGTTGGTGGTGTTGTCGAGCCGGGCTGTCAACAACTTGCTGGTGGAGGGTGGGGGAGGACTTGTGCCCTCTTCTCTCCACTCCAGCAGCACCCAGTGGACCCCCAGCACAGGCCAGTACAAGGACCTGCTGACCATCTTGAGCCAGCCAGAGATGAGTCTGATCAATCAGTACTGCCAGGACTACTGGCAGTTTGGAGACCCACTGCTGGGTGCCATCAAGGCCAAAGACCTGAAGGAGCTCAAGGAGCAGAAGAAGCCCCGCAACCGCCGGCATCACGGGGATGGGGAAGAGAATGAGGAGCAGGAGGACGCAGAGACATGA
- the LOC113130291 gene encoding semaphorin-3F-like isoform X4, whose product MQLDGLWTVHALLALSSFALGNPVSSDLLAAPRVFISFKELRSTGTAHHFSYPLNTSDYRILRMDEDHDRMYVGSKDHILSLDLHDINNDPHIIHWPVSERRRMECLVSGKDANEECANFIRLIEPWNRTQLYVCGTGAYNPVCTFVNRGRKPQEEIFHLEPGKIESGKGKCAYDPKLNSVSALINGELYAGVYVDFMGTDSAIFRTLGTKTAMRTDQYNSRWLNDPTFIHVHLIPDSAERNDDKLYFFFREKSSEMGQSPVTQSRIGRICLNDDGGHCCLVNKWSTFLKARLICSVPGADGMETHFDELRDVYIQPTQDTKNPVIYGVFSVSGSVFKGSAVCVYSMADIRMVFNGPFAHKEGPNYQWVAYTGKIPYPRPGTCPGGTFTPNMKSTKDYPDEVINFMRNHPVMYNAVYPVHKRPLVVRTNVDYEFTTITVDQVTAADGNYEVLFLGTDKGTVQKVIVLPRDDLQTEELVLEEVEVFKVPTPITTMKISSKRQQLFVSSVVGLTQLPLHRCDVYGEACADCCLARDPYCAWDGKSCSRYSASQKRRSRRQDVKYGNPIRQCRGFNSNTNKNTLEMVQYGVEGSSTFLECQARSPHAVIKWHLQRDNSDRRKEMRSDGRVLKTEQGLLLRSLQPSDSGMYQCTATEKNFKHTLVKLQLVVLSSRAVNNLLVEGGGGLVPSSLHSSSTQWTPSTGQYKDLLTILSQPEMSLINQYCQDYWQFGDPLLGAIKAKDLKELKEQKKPRNRRHHGDGEENEEQEDAET is encoded by the exons AATTGAGATCGACCGGTACTGCTCATCACTTTTCCTACCCCCTCAACACATCTGACTACCGGATCCTCCGTATGGATGAGGACCATGACCGCATGTATGTCGGCAGCAAGGACCACATCCTGTCCCTGGATCTCCATGACATCAACAACGACCCACATATC ATTCATTGGCCAGTGTCAGAACGAAGAAGGATGGAGTGCCTTGTGAGTGGGAAGGACGCCAAT GAGGAGTGTGCAAACTTCATTCGTCTGATTGAACCATGGAACCGGACACAACTGTATGTCTGTGGGACGGGAGCTTACAATCCAGTCTGCACCTTTGTCAACCGTGGACGCAAACCTCAG gAAGAAATCTTCCATTTGGAACCAGGCAAAATAGAATCTGGGAAGGGAAAGTGCGCCTATGACCCGAAGCTCAACAGCGTGTCAGCTTTGATCA ATGGCGAACTATATGCTGGAGTTTATGTTGACTTTATGGGAACAGACTCTGCCATTTTCCGTACTTTGGGGACAAAGACTGCCATGCGAACAGACCAGTATAACTCCAGATGGTTGAATG ACCCCACTTTCATCCATGTACACCTTATCCCAGACAGTGCGGAAAGAAATGACGACAAGCTGTATTTCTTCTTCCGGGAGAAGTCCTCCGAGATGGGCCAGAGTCCTGTGACCCAGTCACGTATAGGACGCATCTGCCTG AATGATGACGGAGGCCACTGCTGTCTGGTAAACAAGTGGAGCACCTTCCTGAAGGCCAGGCTCATCTGCTCGGTGCCGGGGGCCGACGGCATGGAGACACACTTCGATGAGCTCC GAGATGTTTACATACAACCAACACAGGACACAAAAAATCCTGTGATATATGgagtcttctctgtctctgg CTCTGTCTTCAAAGGCTCAGCAGTTTGTGTCTACTCCATGGCTGACATCCGCATGGTCTTCAATGGACCCTTTGCCCACAAGGAGGGTCCCAATTACCAGTGGGTGGCCTACACTGGGAAGATTCCCTACCCCCGCCCCGGCACG TGCCCTGGAGGTACATTCACCCCCAACATGAAGTCCACTAAGGACTACCCAGATGAAGTGATTAATTTTATGAGGAATCACCCTGTCATGTACAATGCCGTGTACCCAGTACACAAGCGCCCCCTGGTGGTCCGGACCAACGTGGACTATGAGTTCACCACCATCACAGTGGACCAGGTGACAGCTGCAGATGGAAACTATGAAGTGCTCTTCCTAGGAACTG ACAAAGGGACAGTTCAGAAAGTCATAGTCCTACCCCGAGATGACCTACAAACCGAGGAGCTTGTCTTGGAGGAGGTAGAGGTGTTTAAG GTCCCTACTCCAATCACAACAATGAAGATCTCATCTAAAAGG CAACAGCTGTTTGTGTCATCTGTGGTAGGACTGACCCAACTGCCTCTTCACCGGTGTGATGTGTACGGGGAGGCCTGTGCTGACTGCTGTCTGGCCAGAGACCCATACTGTGCCTGGGATGGCAAGTCGTGCTCCCGTTACTCTGCCTCTCAGAAGAG ACGTAGCCGGAGGCAGGACGTTAAGTACGGGAACCCCATCCGCCAGTGCAGAGGCTTCAATTCTAACA CCAATAAGAACACTCTGGAGATGGTGCAGTATGGGGTGGAGGGAAGCAGTACCTTCCTGGAGTGTCAGGCCCGCTCTCCACATGCCGTCATCAAATGGCATCTGCAGAGAGATAACAGCGACCGCAGGAAAGAG ATGCGATCTGATGGCCGGGTTTTGAAGACAGAGCAAGGTCTGCTTCTGCGGTCCCTGCAGCCCTCTGATTCTGGCATGTACCAATGCACAGCCACAGAGAAGAACTTTAAACACACATTGGTAAAGCTGCAGTTGGTGGTGTTGTCGAGCCGGGCTGTCAACAACTTGCTGGTGGAGGGTGGGGGAGGACTTGTGCCCTCTTCTCTCCACTCCAGCAGCACCCAGTGGACCCCCAGCACAGGCCAGTACAAGGACCTGCTGACCATCTTGAGCCAGCCAGAGATGAGTCTGATCAATCAGTACTGCCAGGACTACTGGCAGTTTGGAGACCCACTGCTGGGTGCCATCAAGGCCAAAGACCTGAAGGAGCTCAAGGAGCAGAAGAAGCCCCGCAACCGCCGGCATCACGGGGATGGGGAAGAGAATGAGGAGCAGGAGGACGCAGAGACATGA